From one Mya arenaria isolate MELC-2E11 chromosome 4, ASM2691426v1 genomic stretch:
- the LOC128230263 gene encoding G-protein coupled receptor 143-like codes for MASTAFLIACCISNDSVVINSDIPSGKTNFEIGVISAITLTVAVFSTVGVTVILYPWNVDRHLERNSRYIVQSTDLLYVTKALLLSEVLANIGLIVRAVMWISGAYPAEGAHSWQDYKHISCIFTSVWVQYFFTCAVFWHVVYGVETFLTSKGKKSTSFMKHFLGWAVPAALCSIIAFLGYRPSNSSCGASEQSVRAVMYVMFLCPVVLAIITMVSFFCRASREVKRSLIRRYGRFTPLERATVENLQVKFAIISLAFCVGWVPNVLNGIFINVLDERSSDVILVFLVLEAVLNPFQAVIDSMVMFGWPPAGCCGIFRSNHYGNSHHSNINDLQVSGRSEAVPDETDPLLSFSHNRQRQH; via the exons ATGGCATCAACAGCTTTTCTGATAGCATGCTGCATTAGCAATGACTCGGTTGTAATAAacagtgatattccatcagggAAAACCAACTTTGAGATAGGAGTGATCAGTGCCATCACTCTTACAGTGGCTGTGTTCAGTACGGTTGGAGTAACGGTGATACTGTATCCATGGAACGTTGATCGACATCTCGAGAGAAACAGTCGTTATATTGTTCAGAGCACAGACCTTCTGTATGTGACAAAAGCTCTCCTTCTTTCTGAGGTGCTAGCTAATATAG GCCTGATAGTGCGGGCGGTGATGTGGATTTCTGGTGCCTACCCTGCTGAAGGCGCTCATTCCTGGCAGGATTACAAACATATCTCCTGTATTTTCACTTCA GTATGGGTCCAGTACTTCTTCACCTGTGCAGTCTTTTGGCATGTTGTGTACGGTGTTGAAACTTTTCTCACCAGTAAAGGCAAGAAAAG CACCAGTTTTATGAAGCATTTCCTTGGCTGGGCGGTCCCTGCTGCCCTCTGCTCCATCATAGCATTCCTGGGCTACAGACCCTCAAACAGCAG tTGTGGAGCGAGTGAGCAGTCTGTGCGGGCAGTCATGTACGTGATGTTCCTGTGTCCGGTTGTACTGGCCATCATCACCATGGTCAGCTTCTTTTGTCGGGCAAGCAGGGAAG TAAAGCGTTCCCTGATTCGACGATATGGGAGGTTCACACCTTTAGAGAGGGCCACAGTGGAAAACTTGCAGGTTAAGTTCGCCATCATATCTCTGGCCTTCTGTGTAGG CTGGGTTCCAAATGTTTTGAACGGCATCTTTATAAATGTGCTGGATGAGAGGTCTTCTGACGTAATCCTGGTTTTCCTCGTGCTGGAG GCTGTGCTCAATCCATTCCAAGCTGTAATAGACAGTATGGTTATGTTCGGCTGGCCTCCCGCTGGTTGCTGTGGTATATTCCGCTCCAATCACTATGGCAATAGTCACCATAGCAACATCAACGATCTTCAGGTTTCTGGGAGATCAGAGGCAGTGCCGGATGAGACAGATCCTCTGTTAAGTTTTAGTCATAACAGGCAAAGGCAACATTAA